One genomic window of Paraburkholderia phytofirmans PsJN includes the following:
- the cuyB gene encoding cysteate racemase produces MALIGILGGMGPLATVDFMAKVVQLTDASCDQQHLPMLVANLPHIPDRSRAILGDGEDCLGPLLEGIDLLNRNGVGLIAIPCNSAHHWYAQIAARSAAPVLHIAEACVAAVPASARRVAVLGTGGTLKSGFYQAALSARDIEPLVPGADLQQSIATCIREVKAGALEQAAGHLSTVLGALAAQDVRAAVMACTEIPVAARHLSNPPLTLIDSSLELARATVTFAVARGWNRPQ; encoded by the coding sequence ATGGCACTCATCGGAATCCTCGGCGGCATGGGGCCGCTCGCGACGGTCGACTTCATGGCCAAGGTCGTGCAGCTCACCGACGCCTCCTGCGACCAGCAGCATCTGCCGATGCTGGTCGCCAATCTGCCGCACATCCCGGACCGCTCGCGGGCCATTCTCGGCGACGGCGAGGATTGTCTCGGTCCTCTGCTGGAAGGCATCGATCTGCTGAACCGCAACGGCGTCGGCCTGATCGCGATTCCGTGCAATTCGGCGCATCACTGGTATGCGCAAATCGCGGCGCGCAGTGCCGCGCCGGTGCTGCATATCGCGGAGGCTTGCGTGGCCGCGGTGCCCGCTTCGGCGCGGCGGGTGGCTGTGCTCGGCACCGGCGGTACGCTAAAGTCGGGCTTCTATCAGGCTGCGCTGAGCGCGCGTGACATCGAGCCGCTGGTGCCCGGCGCGGACCTGCAGCAAAGCATCGCGACGTGTATCCGCGAGGTGAAGGCCGGCGCGCTCGAACAGGCGGCGGGCCACCTGTCGACGGTGCTCGGCGCTCTGGCCGCGCAGGATGTGCGCGCGGCAGTGATGGCCTGCACCGAGATTCCCGTGGCGGCGCGGCATCTGTCGAATCCGCCGCTGACGTTGATCGACAGTTCACTCGAACTGGCACGCGCCACCGTCACGTTCGCGGTCGCGCGCGGCTGGAACAGGCCGCAATGA
- a CDS encoding ribonuclease, with protein sequence MKKAWAFSGIVVLSVILGGCGKGGSQSATEASGASASEASAPPAASASAPAVASGALGTVTKTQLPAEATETLRLIKAGGPFPFSEDGVVFRNSAALLQQHPRGYYHTYTVRTPGSTDRGQRRIICGGPRRQTGDCYYTDDYYVSFKRIAE encoded by the coding sequence GTGAAAAAAGCGTGGGCTTTCTCCGGTATCGTGGTCTTGAGCGTGATCCTCGGCGGATGCGGCAAGGGGGGATCGCAAAGCGCCACCGAGGCGTCGGGCGCATCCGCGAGCGAGGCGTCGGCTCCGCCAGCGGCAAGCGCGAGCGCTCCAGCCGTCGCGTCAGGCGCACTCGGCACCGTCACCAAAACACAGTTGCCGGCGGAAGCAACCGAAACCTTGCGGCTGATCAAAGCAGGCGGCCCCTTCCCTTTCTCGGAAGACGGCGTCGTGTTCCGCAACAGCGCGGCATTGCTGCAGCAGCATCCACGCGGCTATTACCACACATACACGGTTCGCACGCCTGGGTCGACGGATCGCGGGCAACGCCGGATCATATGTGGTGGGCCGCGCAGGCAGACAGGCGACTGCTATTACACCGACGATTACTACGTCAGTTTCAAACGCATTGCGGAGTAA
- a CDS encoding SDR family oxidoreductase: MPDRYDTVRQQLAGRPQQWLITGVAGFIGSNLLEALLKLDQTVVGLDNFSTGYQRNLDEVRSVVSPEQWKRFRFIEGDIRRLEDCVSAVHGVDHVLHEAALGSVPRSVADPIATHEVNISGFLNMLVAARDAQVSSFTYAASSSTYGDHLGLPKVEDQIGQPLSPYAVTKYANELYASVFARAYGFKTIGLRYFNAFGKRQDPDGAYAAVIPKWTAALIAGDDVLINGDGETSRDFCFVDNVVQANILAAMSDETARNEVYNVAVGDRTTLIQLYDGLRAVLTDNGVRCDKRPVFGPFRAGDVRHSQANVDKAERLLGYENRISFVEGLSRAMPWYIEFVSKR, translated from the coding sequence ATGCCCGATCGTTACGACACAGTACGGCAACAACTCGCCGGGCGCCCGCAGCAGTGGCTGATTACCGGCGTGGCCGGTTTCATCGGCTCGAATCTGCTGGAGGCGCTGCTCAAGCTCGATCAGACCGTGGTCGGACTCGACAATTTTTCCACCGGCTATCAGCGTAATCTCGACGAAGTACGCTCCGTCGTTTCGCCGGAGCAATGGAAGCGCTTCAGATTCATCGAAGGCGATATCCGCCGTCTGGAAGATTGCGTGAGCGCCGTTCATGGCGTCGATCACGTGCTGCATGAGGCGGCGCTGGGTTCGGTTCCGCGTTCGGTGGCCGATCCGATCGCGACCCACGAAGTGAACATCAGCGGTTTCCTCAATATGCTGGTGGCCGCGCGCGACGCGCAAGTGTCGAGCTTCACGTATGCCGCGTCGAGCTCGACGTATGGCGACCATCTTGGCTTGCCGAAAGTGGAAGACCAGATCGGCCAGCCGCTTTCGCCGTACGCCGTCACCAAGTACGCCAATGAACTGTACGCGTCGGTGTTTGCCCGCGCATACGGTTTCAAGACGATCGGCCTGCGTTACTTCAATGCCTTCGGAAAGCGCCAGGATCCGGACGGCGCATATGCTGCGGTCATTCCCAAATGGACAGCGGCGCTGATTGCCGGCGACGACGTGCTGATCAATGGCGACGGCGAAACCAGCCGCGACTTCTGTTTCGTCGACAACGTGGTGCAGGCGAATATCCTCGCGGCAATGTCGGACGAGACGGCGAGGAACGAGGTGTACAACGTCGCGGTCGGCGATCGGACAACCTTGATCCAGCTTTACGACGGCTTGCGGGCCGTGCTCACCGACAACGGCGTGCGTTGCGACAAACGCCCGGTGTTCGGCCCGTTTCGCGCCGGCGATGTCAGGCATTCACAGGCCAATGTCGACAAGGCGGAGCGGCTTTTGGGCTATGAAAACAGGATCTCCTTCGTCGAAGGTTTGTCCAGAGCGATGCCCTGGTACATCGAATTCGTATCGAAACGGTAA
- the tviB gene encoding Vi polysaccharide biosynthesis UDP-N-acetylglucosamine C-6 dehydrogenase TviB produces the protein MHSLNELKLAVIGLGYVGLPLAVEFSKHRPVVGFDINGARISALREGRDVTLEVCNEELAAATGMTFTSDAQELNACNVYIATVPTPIDDYKRPDLRPLIGASETIGSVLKKNDVVIYESTVYPGATEEECVPVLERVSGLKFNVDFFVGYSPERINPGDKAHRVTDIKKVTSGSTPETAELVDQLYREIIVAGTHKASSIRVAEAAKVIENTQRDVNIALINELSIIFNKMGIDTESVLQAAGTKWNFLPFRPGLVGGHCIGVDPYYLTHKAQAIGYHPEIILAGRRLNDSMGGYVASQLVKALTKRQIGVAGARVLIMGLTFKENCPDLRNTKVVDIVAELREYGVQVDVYDPWVSKEDARREHNLDPIEHPAKGVYDATIVAVAHRRFLELGAEAIRVFGKPEHVLYDLKYLLPPEASDLRL, from the coding sequence ATGCATTCGTTAAACGAGCTGAAACTCGCTGTGATCGGTCTCGGCTATGTTGGATTGCCGCTTGCGGTGGAGTTCAGCAAGCATCGGCCGGTGGTGGGTTTCGACATCAACGGCGCCCGCATCTCGGCGTTGCGGGAAGGACGGGACGTCACGCTCGAAGTCTGCAATGAAGAGCTGGCCGCGGCCACGGGCATGACGTTCACGTCCGACGCGCAAGAACTGAACGCCTGCAACGTGTACATCGCAACCGTTCCCACGCCGATCGACGACTACAAGCGTCCCGATCTGCGGCCGTTGATCGGCGCCAGCGAGACTATCGGCAGCGTGCTGAAAAAGAACGACGTGGTCATTTATGAATCGACCGTCTATCCGGGGGCGACGGAAGAGGAGTGCGTGCCGGTTCTCGAGCGCGTTTCCGGCTTAAAATTCAACGTGGATTTCTTTGTCGGCTACAGTCCGGAGCGCATCAATCCCGGCGACAAGGCGCACCGCGTGACGGATATCAAAAAGGTCACCTCGGGATCGACACCGGAAACCGCCGAACTCGTCGATCAACTGTATCGCGAGATCATCGTCGCGGGAACGCACAAGGCCAGCAGCATTCGCGTGGCGGAGGCGGCCAAGGTCATCGAGAACACGCAGCGCGACGTCAACATCGCGCTGATCAACGAACTGTCGATCATCTTCAACAAGATGGGAATCGACACGGAGTCGGTGTTGCAGGCGGCCGGAACCAAATGGAACTTCCTGCCGTTCAGACCGGGTCTGGTGGGCGGGCATTGCATCGGCGTCGATCCGTATTATCTGACGCATAAGGCGCAAGCGATCGGCTATCACCCGGAGATCATCCTCGCCGGGCGCCGTCTGAACGACAGCATGGGCGGGTATGTCGCGTCGCAGCTCGTGAAGGCGTTGACCAAGCGGCAGATCGGGGTTGCCGGCGCCCGCGTGCTGATCATGGGTCTGACCTTCAAGGAAAACTGTCCCGACCTGCGCAACACCAAGGTCGTCGACATCGTGGCCGAGTTGCGGGAGTACGGCGTCCAAGTGGATGTGTACGATCCATGGGTCTCGAAAGAAGACGCCCGGCGCGAACACAACCTGGACCCGATCGAGCATCCCGCCAAAGGTGTTTACGACGCGACGATCGTGGCCGTCGCGCACCGCCGGTTCCTTGAACTGGGCGCGGAAGCCATTCGTGTTTTCGGCAAGCCCGAGCATGTGCTGTATGACCTGAAATACCTGCTGCCTCCCGAGGCCAGCGATCTGCGGCTCTGA
- a CDS encoding polysaccharide biosynthesis tyrosine autokinase, whose translation MKLKYQASEGLSERNDEFDPGSIIDTLINHRKMIAAITMAFILVGALYAFCATPIYRASISIRVEDNSPTALPDSKDLVRNASSLFQEKSSAESEMQILRSKAIAMQTVDYLKLYIEAEPKRLPVLGGLIARHTDSRMTPGIFGWGGFVWGDESISVSTFEVPRKQEGNAYTVTALTGGQYQLRGPGLEQPVTGRVGVDEQFETSHGPVNLLVSKIDGESGAEFKLTRHSRQQALEQLQKGLQVDEQGNKSNVLGVMLEGRDPVLVTNILNDIGAVYVRQNVNEKGANAEKSLNYLEQQLPGAKRQMEQAEEAYNTYRNSHGLLDADEESRLILRQATEADSRLYDLKRQRQDLMAHLTAEHPSVVAIDQQIASTNKYVESLAARVKSMPTAEQGAIRLMRDMRMSSDMYSALRSNIDTLRLVKAGQSASVQLLDTADVPERPVKPAKTLVLLISAVLGLFVAIGLAFLRDYLFKGESDPEELESRTGLTVYATIPVSDQQEQLTQKMAIRGPEKLALAFRYPMDPAVEALRTMRAALQFALNGDRNNVVMLAGPLPGIGKSFLSANLGTLLASGGKRVLLVDGDLRRGHLNQYFGLQRGAGLADLITGERSLEDTVHKEVLPNLDVLQCGEYPHDPAELLLSANFRATIRAASEQYDIVLLDAPAILAVSDTVTMAPVADSIFMVARFADTRAGEISESVKRLAQTGSKVEGILLNGFKVSRGNYAQSRRYGGYAYDAYYSDSVTK comes from the coding sequence ATGAAACTCAAATATCAAGCGTCAGAGGGATTATCCGAACGTAACGACGAATTCGATCCCGGATCGATCATCGATACGTTGATTAATCACCGAAAAATGATTGCCGCTATAACAATGGCATTCATTCTGGTGGGCGCGCTGTACGCGTTTTGTGCGACGCCTATCTATCGAGCCAGTATTTCGATCAGGGTCGAGGACAATTCGCCGACCGCGCTGCCGGATTCGAAGGATCTGGTGCGCAACGCGTCGTCGTTGTTCCAGGAGAAGTCTTCGGCCGAAAGCGAAATGCAGATCCTGAGGTCGAAAGCCATCGCCATGCAGACGGTGGATTACCTCAAGCTCTACATCGAAGCCGAGCCGAAGCGCCTGCCGGTGCTCGGCGGCCTGATCGCGCGCCACACCGACTCGCGCATGACGCCCGGCATCTTCGGCTGGGGCGGCTTCGTCTGGGGTGACGAATCGATCAGCGTGTCGACCTTCGAAGTGCCGAGGAAGCAGGAAGGCAACGCGTACACCGTCACCGCATTGACCGGCGGCCAGTACCAGTTGCGCGGGCCGGGACTGGAACAGCCGGTCACCGGACGCGTCGGCGTCGACGAGCAATTCGAAACCAGCCACGGGCCGGTCAATCTGCTCGTGAGCAAGATCGACGGCGAGAGCGGGGCGGAGTTCAAGCTCACGCGCCACTCGCGTCAGCAGGCTCTCGAACAGCTGCAAAAGGGCCTTCAGGTCGACGAGCAAGGCAACAAGTCGAATGTGCTGGGCGTCATGCTGGAAGGCCGTGATCCGGTTCTCGTGACCAACATCCTCAACGATATCGGCGCGGTCTATGTGCGCCAGAACGTGAACGAGAAGGGTGCCAACGCCGAGAAGTCGCTGAACTATCTCGAGCAGCAGCTGCCGGGCGCGAAGCGCCAGATGGAGCAGGCGGAAGAAGCCTACAACACCTATCGCAACAGTCACGGCCTGCTGGATGCGGACGAGGAAAGCCGGCTCATCTTGCGCCAGGCGACGGAAGCGGACTCGCGCCTCTACGACCTCAAGCGTCAGCGTCAGGACCTCATGGCTCACCTGACCGCCGAGCACCCGAGCGTGGTGGCGATCGATCAGCAGATCGCCAGCACCAACAAGTACGTCGAGAGTCTTGCGGCACGCGTCAAGTCCATGCCGACGGCGGAGCAAGGTGCGATACGTCTGATGCGCGACATGCGCATGAGCTCCGACATGTACTCGGCACTGCGCAGCAACATCGACACGCTGCGCTTGGTCAAGGCCGGTCAGTCTGCTTCGGTGCAGTTGCTGGATACCGCGGACGTCCCCGAGCGGCCGGTCAAGCCGGCCAAAACGCTCGTGCTGCTGATTTCGGCGGTGCTGGGGCTGTTCGTCGCTATCGGGCTGGCCTTCCTGCGTGACTATCTGTTCAAGGGCGAGTCCGATCCGGAAGAACTGGAATCGCGCACCGGCCTGACCGTGTACGCGACGATCCCGGTCAGCGACCAGCAGGAGCAACTGACGCAGAAAATGGCGATTCGCGGTCCGGAAAAACTGGCTCTGGCTTTCCGCTACCCGATGGACCCGGCTGTCGAGGCGCTGCGCACCATGCGGGCCGCACTGCAATTCGCGCTGAACGGCGATCGCAACAACGTGGTGATGCTCGCGGGACCGCTGCCGGGCATCGGCAAGTCGTTCCTGTCGGCCAATCTCGGCACCTTGCTCGCCTCGGGCGGCAAGCGTGTGCTGCTGGTGGACGGCGACTTGCGCCGCGGCCATCTGAACCAGTACTTCGGCTTGCAACGCGGCGCGGGGCTGGCCGATCTGATCACGGGTGAACGTTCGCTCGAAGATACGGTGCACAAGGAAGTTCTGCCGAATCTCGACGTCCTGCAGTGCGGCGAGTATCCGCACGACCCGGCCGAATTGCTGTTGAGCGCCAACTTCAGAGCAACCATTCGCGCCGCTTCGGAGCAGTACGACATTGTGCTGCTCGACGCGCCCGCCATTCTCGCCGTGTCGGACACGGTGACCATGGCGCCGGTCGCCGATTCGATCTTCATGGTCGCGCGTTTCGCCGATACGCGTGCCGGCGAGATCTCGGAATCGGTCAAGCGTCTGGCGCAAACGGGTTCGAAAGTCGAAGGCATTCTGCTGAACGGATTCAAGGTGAGCCGCGGCAATTACGCTCAGTCGCGCCGGTACGGCGGCTACGCATACGACGCTTACTACTCCGATTCGGTCACGAAATGA